In Erpetoichthys calabaricus chromosome 4, fErpCal1.3, whole genome shotgun sequence, one genomic interval encodes:
- the LOC127527601 gene encoding olfactory receptor 1-like, which translates to MNQTSMSVSEFVLLCTIDSQKKSYTIVMLTVVYLVTLLGNFLVVLVIAMNPQLQKPMYVGIAALAIIDLVGSTNIIPKLIAVLSDWAAIPYGFCLLQMVLVLYLGAAESYLLVFMACDRYVAVVHPLRYSTLVTKRAILAASTLIYLATAAFVLAMLIFITELSFCNTNILNYCFCDYSSLVKIACKEDPKYFLPLSVGSFVFGICPFVFILLSYARIAYAALKISSSDGKKKTLNTLTTHLLVVALFLIPLVLSYLLTAVGVKLSTESYNTMIIVANIVPPMFNPMIYSFRNKEIRSSIQKLFKSAKF; encoded by the coding sequence ATGAACCAAACCTCAATGTCCGTGTCAGAGTTCGTCTTGCTTTGTACAATCGACTCCCAGAAGAAAAGCTACACCATTGTTATGCTCACTGTGGTCTACTTGGTGACGCTGCTTGGGAATTTCCTGGTAGTTCTGGTCATAGCAATGAATCCTCAGTTGCAAAAGCCCATGTATGTTGGCATTGCAGCTTTAGCAATAATCGACTTGGTTGGCAGCACAAATATTATTCCCAAACTAATTGCTGTTCTTTCAGACTGGGCAGCTATTCCCTATGGGTTTTGCTTGCTTCAGATGGTTTTGGTGTTATATTTAGGGGCAGCAGAATCCTATCTGTTGGTTTTCATGGCATGTGACCGCTATGTGGCAGTGGTCCATCCACTGCGATATTCTACATTGGTGACAAAAAGAGCCATCTTGGCTGCTAGTACATTAATATATTTGGCTACAGCTGCTTTTGTTTTAGCTATGCTGATTTTCATCACGGAGTTGTCTTTTTGTAATACTAATATCctaaattattgtttttgtgattATTCATCACTAGTTAAAATAGCTTGCAAGGAAGATCCTAAATACTTTCTCCCTCTGTCAGTTGGTTCTTTTGTTTTTGGCATTTgtccatttgtatttattttactttcctaTGCGCGGATTGCTTATGCTGCTCTGAAGATCTCATCTAGTGATGGAAAAAAGAAGACTCTGAATACGCTCACCACTCATCTACTGGTGGTGGCACTCTTCCTTATTCCACTTGTATTGTCCTACCTGttaactgcagtaggagtgaagCTGTCTACTGAATCATACAACACCATGATAATTGTGGCAAATATCGTGCCACCAATGTTCAATCCCATGATATACAGCTTCAGAAACAAGGAGATCCGTAGCAGCATCCAGAAACTTTTCAAaagtgcaaaattttaa